One Setaria viridis chromosome 5, Setaria_viridis_v4.0, whole genome shotgun sequence genomic region harbors:
- the LOC117857476 gene encoding uncharacterized protein isoform X1 has protein sequence MGERDALPPLPLALGPPHLIPPAPTRDPRAIAFLPDLGGLSWVAYAAGSFLVVSHIPSPYRDDTSDGAGDDGCSPFFRQVIDLRAPVSAVAWCGSGSGEVAAAADNSVSIFQPAPAASSPGSFGWLLRWSITETFAITAVAWTSAGDGIVAVGAGVSMWTRAQSSWQLAWRSIPKVPQSLVSTTRFVQGPVATVETVAPAQCSVPVLVFLSDAKRGLEQAELVHLQPVCMIQWRPCSLCFSDRSEVRREILMTCCLDGTVRLWSEDELVKSKKQRGLQISFSVIAVIEVNNTLNGVLGVDITVRWSMESGSVVSRDEEGKFELFSGDSRESQVGKCEWLVSVGPGPCVNFWAIHCLDDVFPPRYPRITSWKQSKLLGSWGESYVKSDPQKYLEQSIFVEAVMSRRLCSGPPTTCSLLHLLPDDSFVWSALSNSLVPDSGTHVSNGSANSFSCCLNKPVKQDGHKGSIRQVSVHPYCCEIELAVSMDSNRMLFFWSLSTFSTLIPTLNAPTYPLWNLLCKFDLRNISEDVQYSCLCWAPSVSHDNRFLVLGGESGADCFIVGIKKEVLSCQRIFTIPFLGERNVEVPPDSIHTIPLASKCSGCFANNSFLVVCIWRKSFQAFSWKVVLHSENQFDSGRCSCGFDESSLSITSQGRHVTCFNNETFSAVVYEASSVFPSSLEGEYPTCISVVPLNNTVLPIQHEPYRAVPGYHIATGCSDGTVKLWKMSCADNPLQTEKESHIWELVGMYGAHRGPVSMVVLSSCGRIVTVCRNLKKNSTSIHIWEAVKLIGDGSFLLEDALILQDYIVGIEGLSLGDGRFLLAVCLPNELCIYSHKHASVQNVLHNDNSKEEHLWSCIALSHSHHDIAGFLWGPKGTITLVHENHLSLFSSWLVTGADEYTTQIRACPIYVHDMLPCANNFNETAFGKFKLPENYNSGTIGSNSVLRTDQDDSHCSHSLWNLLDIADKLSGPVASYHPRALVQYLYSGEWKRVNAALQHLIQSMKASEASKVVPKCSSCRKSCHSIPELPLSEYFVATTSNNISNKDFLWGDDRSNTTFNLLSPSNSFLYVDGNLGTNTTTSVSQNSEIVELLDKNFSIYGISDTERTQILAISDLMVEITDQSRSSPYKSLDEAGRRFWVAVQFRQLHALRRSGYSSSSERLHVDSASIAWAFQSDCQDDLLNSVLPLEPTWPEMQKLGIGLWHTNVSQLRTRMEKLARLQYLKSKDPKDCALLYIALNRIKVLVGLFKISRDEKDKRLYEFLSRNFQEERHKAAALKNAYVLMGRHQWELAIAFFLLGDDFSSAVNVCAKNLQDEQLAIVICRLVEGSGGPLERNLISNILLPHAVEKGDNWLSSLLEWILGNYCQSVNRLFGCHPELGIDESKILGGSNVFSDPEVGQYCAILSTKNVFRNCVGEAVSAKLSKFSFAMASCAMNKCGLPLEALECLCTNSGIDDKESINIPAGGDHKIFDGMLNPFSVSKNWLSSSVISDIVSNLKVTMASKYLSRLLRNHLFCSQCNASLSKDKVLNDYTSRQIEELTQDVTAVISIFDRRFSLKFADIAEKILIFCCHDSLLFIAYVLLWGCKSPDVSIDRHGLECCSLRPINYLLLVSFKESCKFLSRHVVYSSFMCFVLNMELTNITACASKENRKYIMSGLSNYLNASRLLLRFDNGGKNILDNRSAMLTVMDLLEYIIEFSFSWLYCDIKALLIMINPILAASVKGESFQVLLDGLVHSMRHRSHDVPLNTEGGMSSASVHKIQLEKSENSNLSIDEKWNLIGASLWIRLTSVMQLYLREFVEKERLEHETGGSDSEFKGHFSSVAAKFAMDSIHFVSSSLVKVHASFLRKNLPTHSHSSVLFWLESSQQWSDSNGYDQLSRIFQLANNENMEALFSNLWEISVNSVDICNAFVNEGVKCFSLSSINVTRSWKDIRGTGVECKVSSTQRSGEEHKHGLSSNNNDQGQGFTDRASSNGEVFPETKRKESIVQKDFQSPRELLRRSGELLEAICLNSINEKQAAIATNRKGLVFFNWSEKKHCKNFAEYVWSGSDWPLDSWAGCESTPTPTFISSGAGLGRKKGSQPGSGGATIGLGSLAKPGRDLTGGGAFGIPGYAGIGASGFGWGEPEEFEDFVDPPATLGNIHSRALSRHPSLPLFLVGSSNTHVYLWEFGKDSAMATYGVLPAANIPPPYALASISSVQFDYYGQRFATAALDGTVCTWQVEVGGRSNVHPTDSSLCFDIHASDVSYVSASGSVIASAGSNSNGANVVIWDTLSPPGTCQTSIMCHEGGARSLSVFDSDRGCGSISPLVVTGGKSGDVALHDFRFLSTGKSQHNRISMEHGVKAPSTHDTKSGTSGGTTNGMVWHIPKAHLGSVTKVTTIPNTSLFLTGSKDGDVKLWDAKNSQLVFHWPKLHERHTFFQPTSRGFGGVVRAAVTDLQVLSHGFISCGGDGSVKLVQLKDDLATVHQQ, from the exons ATGGGTGAGCGAGACGCGCTTCCGCCGCTGCCCCTTGCCCTCGGCCCGCCGCATCTGATTCCGCCGGCGCCCACCCGCGACCCCCGCGCCATCGCCTTCCTCCCCGACCTCGGTGGCCTCTCTTGGGTCGCCTACGCCGCCGGATCCTTCCTCGTAGTATCCCACATCCCTTCCCCTTATCGGGATGACACCAGCGACGGCGCTGGGGACGACGGCTGCTCCCCGTTCTTCCGCCAGGTCATAGACCTCCGCGCCCCAGTGTCCGCCGTTGCCTGGTGCGGCAGCGGGAGCGgagaggtcgccgccgccgcagacaACTCCGTCTCCATCTTCCAGCCGGCGCCCGCTGCCTCTTCCCCAG GTTCTTTTGGTTGGCTCCTGAGATGGTCTATCACCGAGACATTTGCCATTACTGCTGTGGCATGGACGAGTGCGGGCGATGGCATTGTGGCAGTTGGCGCAGGTGTTTCCATGTGGACCAGAGCGCAGTCCTCCTGGCAGCTCGCCTGGAGGTCTATTCCGAAGGTGCCACAATCCCTTGTCTCCACCACCCGGTTTGTGCAGGGCCCTGTCGCGACAGTCGAAACTGTTGCTCCGGCTCAGTGCAGTGTGCCTGTTCTTGTGTTTCTGAGTGATGCCAAAAGGGGCCTGGAGCAAGCCGAGCTTGTGCACCTGCAGCCTGTTTGCATGATCCAGTGGCGACCCTGTTCGTTGTGTTTCAGTGATCGGTCTGAGGTCAGGAGAGAGATTCTCATGACTTGCTGCTTAGACGGGACTGTCCGGCTTTGGAGTGAAGATGAGTTGGTCAAGTCAAAGAAGCAGCGTGGTTTGCAAATCTCATTCAGCGTCATTGCAGTAATTGAGGTGAACAACACTCTGAATGGAGTCCTTGGAGTTGATATTACTGTCAGATGGTCTATGGAATCTGGTAGTGTTGTTTCGAGAGATGAAGAAGGTAAATTCGAGTTGTTTTCAGGTGATTCGAGGGAGAGCCAAGTTGGCAAATGTGAGTGGCTTGTGAGTGTTGGACCAGGGCCTTGTGTTAACTTTTGGGCTATTCATTGTCTGGATGATGTATTTCCACCGAGGTACCCACGGATTACTTCATGGAAACAGAGCAAACTGCTGGGTAGCTGGGGGGAGTCTTATGTTAAATCAGATCCTCAAAAATATTTAGAGCAGTCAATTTTTGTTGAGGCTGTCATGTCAAGAAGGCTATGTTCTGGCCCACCTACAACATGCTCTTTGCTTCATTTGCTGCCTGATGATTCGTTCGTTTGGTCAGCCTTATCCAACAGCCTGGTACCTGATTCTGGGACCCATGTTTCAAATGGGTCTGCTAATAGTTTCTCATGTTGTTTGAACAAACCTGTCAAACAAGATGGGCATAAGGGTAGCATCAGACAGGTGTCTGTCCATCCGTATTGCTGTGAAATAGAGCTAGCCGTTTCAATGGATTCAAACAGAATGTTATTTTTCTGGTCTCTGTCAACCTTTTCAACTCTCATACCGACGTTGAATGCACCTACATATCCTTTATGGAATCTTTTGTGCAAATTTGATTTGCGTAACATTTCTGAAGATGTGCAATACTCATGCTTGTGTTGGGCGCCTTCTGTTAGTCATGATAATAGATTTCTTGTCCTTGGAGGTGAAAGTGGAGCTGATTGTTTCATAGTTGGAATTAAGAAAGAGGTTCTTTCATGCCAGAGGATTTTCACAATCCCCTTCCTTGGAGAGAGAAATGTAGAAGTTCCACCTGACAGCATTCATACCATACCATTGGCTTCTAAATGTAGTGGGTGTTTTGCAAACAACAGCTTTCTAGTAGTATGCATATGGAGGAAGAGCTTCCAAGCTTTCTCATGGAAAGTAGTCTTGCATTCGGAAAATCAATTTGACAGTGGAAGATGTTCGTGTGGTTTTGATGAGAGCTCTCTTTCTATCACAAGCCAAGGGAGGCATGTAACTTGCTTTAACAACGAAACTTTTTCAGCAGTTGTTTATGAAGCTTCTTCAGTTTTTCCTTCTAGCCTGGAGGGAGAATATCCCACATGCATTTCTGTAGTGCCGCTGAACAATACTGTCTTGCCTATACAACATGAACCTTACAGAGCTGTTCCAGGTTATCATATTGCTACTGGGTGCTCTGATGGCACTGTGAAACTTTGGAAGATGTCTTGTGCAGATAACCCTTTGCAGACTGAGAAAGAGAGTCACATCTGGGAACTAGTAGGCATGTATGGTGCTCACCGAGGACCAGTTAGTATGGTTGTACTGTCAAGTTGTGGTAGAATTGTTACTGTTTGCAGAAATTTGAAGAAGAATAGCACCTCTATTCATATCTGGGAAGCAGTTAAACTCATCGGGGATGGCAGTTTTCTGCTAGAAGATGCACTAATATTGCAAGACTATATTGTTGGTATAGAGGGGCTATCCTTAGGTGATGGACGATTTCTACTGGCAGTTTGTCTACCTAATGAGCTGTGTATATATTCTCATAAGCATGCTTCTGTCCAGAATGTGCTGCACAATGACAATTCAAAAGAAGAGCATCTTTGGAGCTGTATTGCATTATCACACTCTCATCATGACATTGCTGGCTTTCTTTGGGGGCCAAAGGGAACTATCACGCTTGTTCATGAGAACCATCTTTCACTCTTCAGTTCATGGTTAGTAACAGGAGCTGATGAGTACACTACCCAGATACGTGCTTGCCCAATATATGTGCATGATATGTTACCATGTGCTAACAATTTCAATGAAACTGCTTTTGGTAAATTCAAGTTACCAGAAAATTACAACAGCGGGACTATTGGTAGCAACAGTGTCTTGCGAACAGACCAAGATGATAGTCACTGTTCTCATAGTTTATGGAACTTGTTGGATATAGCTGATAAACTGAGTGGACCTGTGGCATCGTATCACCCAAGAGCACTTGTACAGTATCTTTATTCAG GTGAATGGAAACGTGTGAATGCTGCTCTGCAGCATCTTATCCAATCCATGAAAGCGAGTGAAGCATCAAAGGTCGTGCCAAAGTGCAGTTCATGCCGTAAATCATGCCACAGTATTCCAGAACTTCCTTTGTCTGAATACTTTGTAGCGACAACATCCAACAACATTTCTAACAAAGATTTTCTGTGGGGTGATGATAGAAGTAACACAACCTTTAATTTGCTGTCACCTTCAAATTCATTTCTTTATGTGGATGGTAATTTAGGTACGAACACTACCACTAGTGTGTCTCAAAACTCAGAGATAGTTGAGCTCCTTGATAAGAACTTCAGCATATATGGCATAAGTGACACTGAGAGAACTCAGATACTTGCAATTTCTGATCTTATGGTTGAAATCACTGATCAGAGCCGTTCCTCTCCCTACAAAAGCCTTGATGAAGCAGGAAGAAG GTTCTGGGTTGCTGTGCAGTTCCGACAGCTTCATGCTCTTAGGAGATCTGGATATTCATCTAGTAGTGAACGGCTCCATGTGGATTCTGCTTCGATAGCGTGGGCCTTCCAATCTGATTGTCAGGATGATCTACTTAATTCTGTGCTTCCTTTAGAGCCAACCTGGCCAGAGATGCAAAAGCTTGGTATAGGATTATGGCATACCAATGTGTCCCAGCTAAGAACAAGG ATGGAAAAGTTAGCAAGGTTGCAATATCTTAAAAGCAAGGACCCCAAGGATTGTGCTCTGCTCTACATAGCATTGAACAGAATAAAAGTGTTGGTTGGTCTCTTCAAGATTAGCAGAGATGAAAAAGATAAACGTCTATATGAGTTTCTCTCCAGAAACTTCCAG GAAGAAAGACACAAAGCTGCTGCTCTAAAAAATGCATATGTACTAATGGGAAGGCATCAATGGGAGCTTGCTATAGCATTTTTCCTGCTTGGTGATGATTTTTCATCAGCAGTCAATGTTTGTGCAAAGAACCTTCAGGATGAACAGCTTGCTATTGTAATTTGTCGGCTTGTTGAAGGATCCGGAGGGCCCCTGGAGCGTAATCTCATTTCTAATATCCTTCTTCCTCATGCAGTTGAGAAAGGAGACAACTGGCTTTCAAGTCTGCTTGAG TGGATTTTAGGGAACTATTGTCAGTCTGTCAATAGATTATTTGGTTGCCATCCCGAGTTGGGGATTGATGAGTCCAAAATCCTTGGTGGTTCAAATGTGTTTTCAGACCCAGAAGTGGGTCAGTACTGTGCAATTCTCTCAACAAAAAATGTTTTCAGAAACTGTGTTGGTGAAGCTGTATCTGCAAAGTTATCTAAGTTTTCATTTGCAATGGCTTCATGTGCCATGAACAAGTGTGGACTACCT CTTGAAGCACTTGAATGCCTATGTACTAACTCGGGCATAGATGACAAGGAGAGCATAAACATACCTGCTGGTGGAGATCACAAGATTTTTGATGGAATGCTGAACCCTTTCTCTGTTTCTAAAAATTGGCTATCTTCATCTGTCATTAGTGACATCGTGTCCAACCTTAAAGTAACTATGGCTTCAAAATATCTATCTCGCCTTCTGAGAAATCACTTGTTCTGTTcacaatgcaatgcatcatTATCTAAAGACAAGGTCCTTAATGACTACACCAGTCGTCAAATTGAAGAACTTACCCAGGATGTCACAGCAGTAATATCGATATTCGATAGAAGGTTCTCTTTAAAATTTGCTGATATAGCTGAGAAG ATTCTAATCTTTTGTTGCCATGATAGTTTATTGTTTATTGCGTATGTTTTGTTATGGGGGTGTAAATCACCAGATGTCTCGATTGATCGTCACGGTCTTGAATGCTGCTCTCTCCGTCCGATTAATTATCTGTTATTGGTTTCATTCAAGGAGAGCTGCAAGTTTCTTAGTCGTCATGTTGTCTACTCCTCCTTCATGTGTTTCGTTCTGAATATGGAACTCACAAATATTACTGCATGCGCATCTAAAGAGAATCGTAAGTACATTATGTCAGGGTTGTCAAACTACCTGAATGCCAGCAGGTTGCTTCTAAGATTTGACAATGGTGGAAAAAATATTCTAGATAACAGGTCAGCTATGCTTACGGTTATGGACCTGCTTGAGTACATTATagagttttccttttcttggctGTATTGTGACATAAAGGCATTGCTTATCATGATCAATCCAATCCTAGCTGCTTCTGTTAAAGGGGAGTCCTTTCAAGTACTATTAGATGGGTTGGTGCATTCTATGCGCCACAGAAGTCACGATGTGCCATTGAATACAGAAGGGGGAATGTCCAGTGCTTCAGTGCATAAGATACAGCTAGAGAAGAGTGAAAATTCGAATCTTTCAATTGATGAGAAATGGAATTTGATAGGTGCTTCTTTATGGATTCGGTTGACATCCGTAATGCAACTTTATTTAAGGGAGTTTGTTGAAAAAGAGAGACTTGAACATGAAACTGGTGGTAGTGATTCAGAGTTTAAGGGTCATTTCTCTTCAGTTGCTGCAAAGTTTGCTATGGATTCCATACATTTTGTGTCATCTTCGTTAGTAAAAGTGCACGCGTCATTcttgaggaagaatttaccaACACATTCACATTCTAGTGTGCTCTTCTGGTTAGAGTCATCTCAGCAATGGTCAGACAGCAATGGTTATGATCAGCTTTCAAGAATTTTTCAGCTTGCAAACAATGAGAATATGGAGGCGTTGTTTTCTAATTTGTGGGAAATTTCTGTTAATTCTGTGGATATTTGTAATGCTTTTGTGAATGAAGGAGTTAAGTGCTTTTCCTTAAGCAGCATAAATGTTACTAGATCTTGGAAGGATATAAGAGGTACTGGGGTTGAGTGCAAAGTTAGTAGTACCCAAAGAAGTGGAGAAgaacataagcatggacttagCTCGAATAACAATGATCAAGGACAAGGATTTACTGACAGGGCCTCTTCTAATGGGGAAGTCTTTCCTGAAACTAAAAGGAAAGAGTCGATAGTACAAAAAGATTTTCAAAGCCCAAGGGAACTTCTAAGGAGAAGTGGGGAACTTCTTGAG GCGATATGTCTTAACTCAATCAATGAGAAACAAGCTGCTATTGCTACTAATCGAAAG GGCCTTGTTTTCTTCAACTGGAGTGAAAAGAAACATTGCAAGAATTTTGCAGAATATGTCTGGTCTGGATCTGATTGGCCTTTAGATAGTTGGGCTGGTTGTGAATCTACAccaactccaacttttatttcaTCTGGTGCTGGCCTTGGCAGAAAAAAAGGATCACAACCTGGTTCAGGTGGAGCAACTATTGGTTTGGGTTCATTGGCAAAACCTGGAAGAGACCtaactggcggtggagcatttGGAATTCCAGGTTATGCTGGTATTGGGGCCTCTGGGTTTGGCTGGGGTGAACCTGAAGAATTTGAGGATTTTGTCGATCCTCCAGCAACACTTGGGAACATCCATTCAAGAGCATTGTCCCGACATCCTTCGTTACCATTATTTCTTGTTGGTTCGAGCAATACACATGTGTATCTATGGGAG TTTGGTAAAGATAGTGCCATGGCTACATATGGTGTTCTGCCTGCTGCTAACATTCCACCGCCTTATGCACTGGCCTCCATATCATCTGTTCAATTTGATTATTATGGACAGCGGTTTGCCACTGCTGCATTAGATGGTACCGTTTGTACATGGCAAGTTGAGGTGGGCGGAAGAAGCAACGTTCATCCTACAGATTCATCCCTATGCTTTGATATCCATGCCTC GGATGTCTCTTATGTGTCTGCAAGTGGATCAGTTATCGCTTCTGCTGGATCTAATTCAAACGGTGCAAATGTTGTTATCTGGGATACACTGTCTCCACCTGGCACGTGTCAAACTTCTATTATGTGTCATGAAG GAGGAGCACGGTCTCTTTCAGTTTTTGATAGTGATAGAGGCTGTGGGTCCATCTCACCACTGGTTGTAACTGGTGGGAAAAGTGGAGATGTAGCTTTGCATGATTTCCGCTTCCTTTCTACTGGGAAGTCCCAGCATAATAGAATCTCCATGGAGCATGGTGTCAAGGCACCTTCCACGCACGATACCAAATCTGGTACTTCTGGTGGTACCACTAATGGGATGGTCTGGCATATACCTAAGGCTCATCTAG GAAGCGTCACCAAGGTAACAACCATCCCAAATACCAGCTTGTTCTTAACTGGAAGCAAAGATGGAGATGTAAAGCTTTGGGATGCAAAAAATTCCCAGCTGGTCTTTCACTGGCCAAAGTTGCATGAACGGCACACCTTTTTTCAACCAACTTCCAGGGGCTTCGGTGGTGTTGTTAGG GCTGCGGTAACAGACCTACAGGTTCTGTCTCATGGTTTCATTTCATGTGGAGGTGATGGCTCTGTGAAGCTTGTTCAGCTAAAAGATGATCTCGCTACGGTACATCAACAATAA